TGAAAATATCTTCGTTGGCCTCTTCACGCATAACATCGATGACGTCATCGACAGTGACTATTCCCATCAGTTTGCCGATTTCATCGACGACCGGAATGCCGAGAATATTGTATTTAGCGACCAGCCCGGCAACCTCTTCCTGATCCATATCGGTCCGAACCCTGATAACATCGGTCGTCATGATATCTTTCAAACAGGTCGAAGGGGGAACTGTCAGTAACTGGCGTAAAGAGAGGACTCCAACCAGATGATTATGCTCATCGGTGACGTAAACATAGAAGACCATCTCAAACTCTTCAGCACCCTGCAGGGCGTCTATCGCCTGACTTACGCTAAGATTTTGATCGAGAGAGAAAACATCGGTCGACATGATACCACCGGCCGTATCTTCATCATAACCAAGCAATTGTTCTATATCATCTGAATGCTCGCTTTGCAGGGCTGACAGAATTTCCTCGGCCAACTCATCAGGCATATTCCGTAATAATTCTACGATATCGTCATCCGCCATCTCTTGCAAAATGGCAATAATGGTCTCACGATCTATTTTTTCAAGTAGATGCGCACCCTCTGACCAGTCGAGTTCAGAAAGAACATCGGCGGCACGCGACTTATCAGAAATCAGGCTAAGAAGTAAAGTTTGATCTTTGAGGTCAAGATAGAGAAAGAGATGAGCGATATCTGCAGGATGAATCTTAGCCAAGGCCTTGCGCAGATTAGGGGTGGCACCACGACGCAAAAGCTTTCGTACCGACCCGAGAAGAACCTGCATTCTCTGTTCCTGCATGAAAACCTCCATAGTCAATTAAAGACGATCTAACCGGTATTTTTATGAGGTTGGGATGTCCCCCGCACAAAACCTTACACCGCGTACGCGAAATTTAAAAACAAAACAAAACGGGACAGAGAACTTTCGCTCCCTGTCCCGCCTGGAATATTTCTATGCGAGGAGCTATCAGCCTTCTGCTTTTTCCTCTTCGGATGAGACCTCGGCCGTCAGTTCAACATCTTTTTCAACGACAGGAGCGACATCAGCAGCTAATTTGGGTTGGTCTATTTTTGTCACAGCCTTTTTAGGCTTTAACGTCAACTCCGCCTCAACCAATTCAATAATCGACATGGGCGCATTATCACCCACGCGAGGATTGAGACGCATAATACGCGTATAGCCACCTTCTCGTTCCTGATAGCGAGGTGCAATCGTATCGAACAACTTAGCAACAATCTTTCGGTCATGAATGACCTTAAGAACCTGACGACGAGAATTTAAATCACCGCGCTTGGCCAGGGTAATCATCCGCTCAGCGATACGACGAAGCTCTTTCGCGCGAGTAACTGTCGTCGACAGTTTCTCAAACTCAAACAGGGAAGTCATCATATTGGCCATCATGTGCGCGCGATGCGACGGGCCACGCCCAAGACGTCTACCAATTTTATTGTGACGCATTACGTTTATCCTTTCGTAACTTCACAGAGGGACGATTATTCTTCGTCCTGACCCTGTTGGATCAATTTTAAATATTCAGGATCTGGAAAACCATCGGTCTTCATTCCAAGAGTCAGTCCCATCTCGGAAAGAATATCTTTGATCTCATTAAGGGACTTGCGACCGAAGTTCTGAGTCTTGAGCATCTCAGCTTCGGACCGCTGAACCAACTCGCCAATCATATTGATTTGGGCATTTTTCAGACAGTTGGCGCTACGGACTGAAAGCTCGAGTTCTTCAACTGAGCGATAAAGATTCTCGTTGATACGGCTACTGACTTCATCAGTTTCAACGATCTGTGGCTCATCTGATTCGTCAAAATTAATAAAAACCTGTAATTGCTCTTTAAGAATTTTGGAGGCATACGCTACAGCGTCATCTGGACGTACGCTCGCATCAGTATAAACCTCAAGCGTCAGTTTGTCATAGTCTGTCATCTGACCAACACGAGCGTTCGAAACGGTATAGTTGACCTTATTAATCGGGGTAAAGATTGCGTCAATAGCAATCGTACCTACCGGTGAGTCTTCAACACGGTTCCGTTCAGAAGGAACGTAGCCCTTACCCATTGCGGCGGTCATATCTATTTCAAGATCCGCTTCTTTGTCACAGGTTGCAATGTGATGGTCGGGATTCAAGATTTCGACATTACCATCAGTGATGATGTCGCCTGCCTTAACGGTACCCGCACCCTTTTTTACAATACGAATATTGCGAGGGTCATGGCCATGTAAACGAACCTTTACCCCTTTGAGGTTCAAAAGGATATCTGTGACATCTTCAGTCACACCAGCAACACTTGAAAATTCATGTTGTACGTCTTTGATACGCATCGAGGTTATGGCTGCTCCCTGTAGGGATGAGAGCAGAACCCTGCGAAGAGAATTCCCAAGGGTGGTTCCAAAACCACGCTCAAGAGGCTCAGCAACAAACTTACCGTACGAATCAGTCAGCGTATCTGCATCGATCTGCAACCGCGAGGGTTTGATCAGATCTCTCCAGTTTTTATACATAATGGTGCACTCCCTCGCAAAACAACAGGATAAGACAGACTGTTATTTCGAATACAGTTCGACTATCAGTTGTTCCTGGAATTCAGGCGTGGTCAACTCGTCACGAACCGGCAGAGCCTTAATGGTACCCTTGAATTTTTCACGATCAAGTTCAACCCAAGAAGGAACACCACGGCGCATGACACTGTCGAGCGCTTCGTTGAAAGTAACAATTTCGCGACTCTTCTCACGCAGTTCGACAACATCCCCGGGACGCACAAGGTAGGAAGGGATATTAACTTTACTGCCGTTAACATGGAAATGACCATGACGAACGAGCGTACGTGCCTGTGAGCGCGAAACAGAAAAACCGAGACGATAAGCTATGCTGTCAAGTCGACGTTCCAGGAGAACCAGCAGGTTTTCCCCGGTAACACCTTTCATACGATCGGCCTTAGCGAAGTAAAGACGGAATTGTTTCTCCTGCAGACCATAAGTCCGCTTAACCTTTTGCTTCTCGCGTAACTGCAGACCGTACTCAGTAACCTTGGTACGACGTTGTCCATGTTGCCCTGGGGCATAATTACGACGCTCAATAGCACATTTATCTGTATAGCACCGGTCCCCCTTAAGGAACAGCTTAGCGCTTTCTCTTCTGCACTGACGACAGACAGCTCCGGAATACCTAGCCAACTTCTTCCTCCTTACCGCTTAAACGCGACGACGTTTCGGCGGACGACAACCGTTATGGGGAATGGGTGTTACATCTTTAATCATTGTCACAGTCAGACCCGCCAGCGAAAGAGCACGTAGGGCAGACTCACGTCCGCTCCCGGGTCCCTTCACATAGGCCTCGACCGTTCTCATCCCATGCTCCTTTGCTTTAATGGCGGCATCTTCAGCAGCCATCTGCGCAGCAAAAGGGGTACTCTTACGCGACCCCTTGAAGCCCTTAGCACCCGATGTAGACCAGGCAATTACATTCCCGGCAGGATCACAGATTGTAACAATAGTATTGTTGAAGGTAGACTGAATATGTACGACACCGCGTGCAATATTCTTTTTCTCAACCTTCTTCCTGACAACTTTTTTACCTGACTTAGCCATGGTAGCTCCCGCTTACTTTTTCTTGCCGGCAACGGTCTTTTTAGGACCTTTACAAGTCCGGGCATTTGTCTTGGTCTTCTGACCGCGACAAGGTAGCCCTTTACGATGGCGTAGGCCGCGATAGCAACCGAGATCCATCAACCGTTTGATATTCATGGTGACCTCACGACGAAGGTCGCCCTCAACTTGGTAATCCACATTCATGATCTCACGAATTTTCGCTAATTCAGCTTCCGTCAAATCATCAGTGCGGGTATTCAGATCTACGCCAGCAGACGCAAGAATCTTTTGCGAAGAAGTGCGTCCAATCCCATACACATAGGTCATAGCCACTTCAATACGCTTGTTACGCGGTAAATCGACTCCAGCAATACGTGCCAATGTCCTGTCCTCCTAGGGTCTAACCCTGTCTTTGCTTATGCTTAGGATTTTCGCAGATAATGCGCACAATCCCTTTACGCTTAACAACTTTACATTTATCACATATTTCTTTAACCGAAGATCTAACCTTCATCCTGTGATCCTTTTCTCTGTTACAATCATTTCAATCTTTAATTGGCAGATAAAAATGTGAAGTAGCCAAAATTAAAGTTTAGTCAATATTTCCGGCCCGTTATCAGTTATAGCAACCGTGTGCTCGAAATGTGCCGATATCCCACCATCAATCGTGACAGCCGTCCACCCGTCTTCTAGAACCTTAACAGATGGAGATCCAAAGTTGACCATCGGCTCAATCGCCAGAGTCATTCCTGGCTTCAGTTGCGGACCTCGTCCCGCAGGCCCATAGTTCGGGACCTGTGGATCTTCATGCAGTGCGCGACCAATACCGTGCCCTACAAATTCCCTGACGATGCCATAACCCTTAGCCTCTGCACAAGACTGCACCGCATGGGAGATATCCGAAAGCCGTCCACCGGGAAGAGCGGCAGCAATCCCGTCTTTGAGGGATTGCTTTGTTACATCTAGAAGATTCTGCCTCTCCCCATTGATCTTGCCTACCGCGAAAGTATAAGCAGAGTCTCCATAAAATCCTTCGTAAATTAAACCAAAATCTATACTAATAATATCACCCGTTACCAAGGGGATAGAGTTGGGAAAACCGTGAACCACCTGATCATTAGGTGAAGCACAAATGGTAAACGGAAAGCCACCATACCCCTTGAAAGCAGGGATAGCCCTTCTCTTCAGACATTGTTCCTCGGCAATACGATCAAGTTCCAGGGTCGTCACGCCTGGCGCAATTCTTTCCCCTAACAGTTCCAAAACTTCAGCGACCATTCGACCAGAGTTTCTCATCCGCTCCAATTCAGCCGAAGTCTTTACGACTATCATGCTAAATTGCCTGCAAGATGTCGAGAATCTGACCTTGAACGCTATCGATTGAAGCCATCCCGTCTACCGTCTTCAACAGCCCGTTCTTGCGGTAATAGTCTTCAAGAGGCGCAGTCTGCATATGGTAGACTTCCATCCGATTCCTGATGGTATCTTCCTTGTCATCTTCTCGTTGAACTAATTCACCGCCACAACTGTTGCACACATTGGCAACAGCAGGCGGATCGAACCGAATATGGAAGCCCAGTGAACAATCGCGGCAAGTGCGGCGACCTGTTAAACGCTCAACCAAAGAGTCAGTATCAACCTGCAAAGAAACCACCACGTCAAGTTTTCTACCTAATCCCACCAATACTCCGGTTAAAGAGTCGGCCTGGGGAAGAGTTCGCGGGAATCCGTCAAGAATAAAGCCATTAGAACAATCTTCAAGTTGAAGACGTTCGCGCACTATCCCAACAACCACTTCGTCGGTCACCAGAGCTCCCGAATCCATGAATGCTTTAGCCCTAAGACCCATAGGGGTCGATTCTCGCACAGCAGCACGCAACATCTCGCCAGTAGAGATTTGTGGGATTCCAAAATTCTCGACAAGCCGAGCAGCCTGCGTACCCTTCCCTGCTCCCGGAGGTCCTAGCAAAACCATATTCATCGTAAAAAGATCCTCAATCAGCCGTGCCGACCCTTGAGAGACACGCCTTTCATAAAACCTTCATATGAACGTGAAATCAAATGAGCCTCAATCTGCGAAGCCGTATCTAATCCGACACCTACAACAATCAACAGAGAAGTCCCCCCAAAAAAGAATGGGACATTAAACTTACTAATCAAGAGTGTGGGCAACACGCAAACGACAGAAACATAGACAGCCCCAGCAAAAGTCAGCCGCCCAAGGACCATATCAAGGTAATCTGACGTTTCCTTCCCAGGCCTTACCCCGGGGATAAAGCCACCCTGGCTCTTAACATTTTCGGCTACACTGACCGGGTTAAAGGTCACAGCCGTGTAGAAGTAGCAAAAGAAGACAATAAACGCAACATAAAAAAGCGTATAGATCCAGTGCCCGGGTGTCATAACCGCGGCCACAGATTGCACCCAAGGAACATTAATCAGATTCGCCACTGTAGCAGGAAACATAATAATTGAACTTGCGAAAATCGGGGGGATAACACCGCTCATATTAATCTTCAGCGGTAGATGGCTGGCCTGCCCTCCCATATTACGCATACCGACAACGCGTTTAGCATAGTGAATCGGAACTCGACGCTGGGCACGTTCCATAAACACGATGGCTGCAACAACAGCAAGCATGAGAATCAGAATGAATAGCATTACTGCCGGCGTCATTGCGCCCGTATCCATTAGACGAAGAGAG
Above is a genomic segment from Geopsychrobacter electrodiphilus DSM 16401 containing:
- the mgtE gene encoding magnesium transporter; protein product: MQEQRMQVLLGSVRKLLRRGATPNLRKALAKIHPADIAHLFLYLDLKDQTLLLSLISDKSRAADVLSELDWSEGAHLLEKIDRETIIAILQEMADDDIVELLRNMPDELAEEILSALQSEHSDDIEQLLGYDEDTAGGIMSTDVFSLDQNLSVSQAIDALQGAEEFEMVFYVYVTDEHNHLVGVLSLRQLLTVPPSTCLKDIMTTDVIRVRTDMDQEEVAGLVAKYNILGIPVVDEIGKLMGIVTVDDVIDVMREEANEDIFRMAGTSQEELMYGNKAFQVARLRLPWLLTTLCGGVLTGFLMWVFRATLEQAISLISFIPVITGMGGNVGGQTSTIVVRGFATGRIDFSMLRKIFFRELRVGLIMGSICGMTIAAVAYVWHHNLYLGLVVGVAMAVAISVAACMGVLAASFFKKVGIDPAIAASPFVQTVNDITGILIYFSTATFFLVHLT
- the rplQ gene encoding 50S ribosomal protein L17; translated protein: MRHNKIGRRLGRGPSHRAHMMANMMTSLFEFEKLSTTVTRAKELRRIAERMITLAKRGDLNSRRQVLKVIHDRKIVAKLFDTIAPRYQEREGGYTRIMRLNPRVGDNAPMSIIELVEAELTLKPKKAVTKIDQPKLAADVAPVVEKDVELTAEVSSEEEKAEG
- a CDS encoding DNA-directed RNA polymerase subunit alpha, coding for MYKNWRDLIKPSRLQIDADTLTDSYGKFVAEPLERGFGTTLGNSLRRVLLSSLQGAAITSMRIKDVQHEFSSVAGVTEDVTDILLNLKGVKVRLHGHDPRNIRIVKKGAGTVKAGDIITDGNVEILNPDHHIATCDKEADLEIDMTAAMGKGYVPSERNRVEDSPVGTIAIDAIFTPINKVNYTVSNARVGQMTDYDKLTLEVYTDASVRPDDAVAYASKILKEQLQVFINFDESDEPQIVETDEVSSRINENLYRSVEELELSVRSANCLKNAQINMIGELVQRSEAEMLKTQNFGRKSLNEIKDILSEMGLTLGMKTDGFPDPEYLKLIQQGQDEE
- the rpsD gene encoding 30S ribosomal protein S4; this encodes MARYSGAVCRQCRRESAKLFLKGDRCYTDKCAIERRNYAPGQHGQRRTKVTEYGLQLREKQKVKRTYGLQEKQFRLYFAKADRMKGVTGENLLVLLERRLDSIAYRLGFSVSRSQARTLVRHGHFHVNGSKVNIPSYLVRPGDVVELREKSREIVTFNEALDSVMRRGVPSWVELDREKFKGTIKALPVRDELTTPEFQEQLIVELYSK
- the rpsK gene encoding 30S ribosomal protein S11 → MAKSGKKVVRKKVEKKNIARGVVHIQSTFNNTIVTICDPAGNVIAWSTSGAKGFKGSRKSTPFAAQMAAEDAAIKAKEHGMRTVEAYVKGPGSGRESALRALSLAGLTVTMIKDVTPIPHNGCRPPKRRRV
- the rpsM gene encoding 30S ribosomal protein S13, which codes for MARIAGVDLPRNKRIEVAMTYVYGIGRTSSQKILASAGVDLNTRTDDLTEAELAKIREIMNVDYQVEGDLRREVTMNIKRLMDLGCYRGLRHRKGLPCRGQKTKTNARTCKGPKKTVAGKKK
- the rpmJ gene encoding 50S ribosomal protein L36, with product MKVRSSVKEICDKCKVVKRKGIVRIICENPKHKQRQG
- the map gene encoding type I methionyl aminopeptidase → MIVVKTSAELERMRNSGRMVAEVLELLGERIAPGVTTLELDRIAEEQCLKRRAIPAFKGYGGFPFTICASPNDQVVHGFPNSIPLVTGDIISIDFGLIYEGFYGDSAYTFAVGKINGERQNLLDVTKQSLKDGIAAALPGGRLSDISHAVQSCAEAKGYGIVREFVGHGIGRALHEDPQVPNYGPAGRGPQLKPGMTLAIEPMVNFGSPSVKVLEDGWTAVTIDGGISAHFEHTVAITDNGPEILTKL
- a CDS encoding adenylate kinase, translating into MNMVLLGPPGAGKGTQAARLVENFGIPQISTGEMLRAAVRESTPMGLRAKAFMDSGALVTDEVVVGIVRERLQLEDCSNGFILDGFPRTLPQADSLTGVLVGLGRKLDVVVSLQVDTDSLVERLTGRRTCRDCSLGFHIRFDPPAVANVCNSCGGELVQREDDKEDTIRNRMEVYHMQTAPLEDYYRKNGLLKTVDGMASIDSVQGQILDILQAI
- the secY gene encoding preprotein translocase subunit SecY, with protein sequence MWTTLQNIVAIPELRRRILFTLGMLAVYRVGCHVPTPGIDAQVLAKFFEGTEGTLLGMVSAFTGGALQRMTVFALGIMPYISSSIILQLLTVVFEPIEKLSKEGEAGKRKITQYTRYGTIALAVIQGAGIAVGLQTMTGPAGELVVPNPGTGFVLMTILTLTAGTAFIMWLGEQVTERGIGNGISLIIFAGIIAGTPAAIVNSLRLMDTGAMTPAVMLFILILMLAVVAAIVFMERAQRRVPIHYAKRVVGMRNMGGQASHLPLKINMSGVIPPIFASSIIMFPATVANLINVPWVQSVAAVMTPGHWIYTLFYVAFIVFFCYFYTAVTFNPVSVAENVKSQGGFIPGVRPGKETSDYLDMVLGRLTFAGAVYVSVVCVLPTLLISKFNVPFFFGGTSLLIVVGVGLDTASQIEAHLISRSYEGFMKGVSLKGRHG